Proteins from one Emys orbicularis isolate rEmyOrb1 chromosome 2, rEmyOrb1.hap1, whole genome shotgun sequence genomic window:
- the SGO1 gene encoding shugoshin 1: protein MGGEKCLKRSFKDSLDNIKERMKEKRNQKWAKLGKTNQVLPITCKIATNSSVQLKSLQANNRALALALQEEKAKMKEAQDIILHLKKEYQSLKFQIFVLQRKLSSQQAKESVETRLSILSKIVSKVAKNLLDTADLLGPAQDLCSTDLNKRMCPSVLEDDDSSILRQAGSLGLPTRVLVADASLEGEMLGHEIENNTDTNNASYSMSDSWQTFKNTTSVKKMATNTEGQRSDFHLHVQEDNLEANLENTLLDEEDRQVGNILPKTVSTRHHCSNRKIQVHNLDHSERAYLTREFCKQDETRLEGSLEKGNIENIEPNLSQLNENKINMKPMLDQADTLTELNCSVAEPKLKQIQLKSRENSQTRREKVQKGKLEGSKKTSRTRSKRQRSQAEQTSKAKLDLSVGSNKAYDFQFEENVHITPFRQNKVDDCDRDVDERKDTSESKTHSSEASDSEENSDDSLYVPYRSKSKYRKSSQCKNDGSPVHTRPRSKRSVVYQQQKTSNEKETKNTTSNEKSISTVENTPVDSTSMIRKINIQTSTVMKLDEVKSHSLLCAMDTVTKVDKNSSSGNIYCDFAKAGKPEASQTSRLHLCDVTNISSSSGTKSRISHPFLSIDEKPGIPSHKRRCTINVNYKEPSISGKLRRGDPFTDMCFLNSPIFKQKKDPKHSSVKKESLSKYNEAFVGCR, encoded by the exons ATGGGTGGAGAAAAATGCTTGAAAAGGTCCTTTAAGGACAGTCTGGACAATATAAAAGAACgaatgaaagagaaaagaaatcaaaAATGGGCAAAGTTGGGTAAAACAAACCAGGTCTTGCCTATAACATGCAAAATAGCAA CCAACAGTTCGGTGCAACTGAAAAGCTTGCAAGCAAACAATCGCGCACTAGCTCTAGCTTTGCAAGAGGAAAAAGCCAAAATGAAAGAAGCCCAAGATATCATTCTGCATTTAAAGAAAGAGTATCAGTCTCTGAAGTTTCAGATATTTGTTTTACAAAGAAAACTTAGCTCACAGCAAGCGAAAGAATCTGTTGAG ACCAGATTGTCGATCTTGAGCAAGATTGTTTCAAAAGTTGCTAAAAACCTACTCGATACAGCTGATCTTCTTGGTCCAGCTCAGGATTTGTGTTCCACTGATCTT AACAAGAGGATGTGTCCCTCAGTTCTTGAAGATGACGACTCCAGTATTTTAAGACAAGCTGGTTCTCT GGGACTTCCTACACGTGTTCTTGTTGCAGATGCTAGCCTAGAAGGCGAAATGCTTGGACATGAAATAGAGAATAATACTGATACAAACAATGCATCTTATTCTATGTCAGATTCCTGGCAGACCTTTAAAAATACCACTTCAGTTAAGAAAATGGCAACAAACACAG AAGGACAAAGATCTGATTTTCATCTTCATGTGCAGGAAGACAACCTAGAGGCCAACCTGGAAAATACTCTTTTAGATGAAGAGGATAGGCAAGTTGGTAATATCTTACCAAAAACTGTATCTACCAGGCATCACTGTTCAAACAGGAAAATTCAAGTGCATAATCTAGACCATTCAGAAAGGGCTTATTTGACCAGAGAATTTTGTAAACAGGATGAAACTAGACTTGAGGGAAGTCTAGAGAAAGGTAATATAGAAAATATAGAGCCAAATCTTTCTCAACTGAATGAAAATAAGATAAACATGAAGCCAATGTTGGATCAGGCAGATACATTGACTGAATTGAACTGCTCAGTTGCAGAACCTAAACTTAAACAAATTCAGCTTAAAAGCAGAGAAAACTCTCAAACAAGAAGAGAGAAAGTACAAAAAGGAAAATTGGAAGGAAGTAAAAAGACTTCCAGAACAAGATCAAAAAGACAGAGAAGCCAGGCAGAACAAACTTCCAAAGCGAAACTGGATTTATCAGTTGGCTCCAATAAAGCTTATGATTTTCAGTTTGAGGAGAATGTCCATATCACACCTTTCCGACAAAACAAGGTGGATGATTGTGACCGTGACGTGGATGAAAGAAAGGATACATCTGAATCCAAAACACACAGCAGTGAAGCAAGTGATTCAGAAGAGAATTCTGATGACAGCCTGTATGTGCCTTACAGGAGTAAATCAAAATACAGGAAGAGTTCACAGTGCAAAAATGATGGAAGTCCAGTCCATACAAGACCACGATCTAAAAGATCTGTGGTGTACCAGCAACAGAAAACCAGTAATGAAAAAGAGACTAAGAATACTACATCAAATGAAAAATCTATCA GCACTGTTGAAAATACTCCAGTGGATAGTACCTCCATGATCAGGAAAATCAACATTCAGACAAGCACTGTGATGAAATTAGATGAAGTAAAATCACATTCTCTTCTATGTGCTATGGATACAGTAACAAAAGTAGATAAGAATTCTTCCTCTGGAAATATATATTGCGATTTTGCTAAAg CAGGGAAACCTGAGGCTTCTCAGACATCTCGTCTTCATCTCTGTGATGTCACCAACATCTCTTCATCGTCTGGTACAAAAAGTAGAATCTCTCATCCATTTTTAAGTATTGATGAAAAACCAGGAATTCCCAGCCACAAACGCAGATGTACTATTAATGTGAATTACAAGGAACCAAGTATCAGCGG GAAGCTCAGAAGAGGAGATCCGTTTACAGATATGTGTTTTCTGAACTCTCCAATTTTCAAGCAGAAAAAAGATCCTAAACACAGTTCTGTTAAAAAGGAATCTCTGTCCAAATACAATGAGGCATTTGTTGGATGTCGTTGA